The Chitinophagaceae bacterium DNA segment AGAAAAAATGTATTTTAATTGCAGAAGATTTGTTGTACCGCCAGGTAATTTTGGCTGTTTTGACAAATTTCTTTGTTTGAGTTTGAAAGGATTGTGATATGGAGTTAGAAATGAAAAAAGATATTCGTGCTTTAAGCATTGAAGACTTAGGTGAAATTTGCCGGGAAAATGGACAACCCCTTTTTCGGGCCAAACAAATCTATGAATGGCTATGGGCAAAAGCAGTTTTTACTTTTGATGAAATGACAAACTTACCTAAGGCTTTCAGGAGTTTTTTACAAGAAAACTATGTGATTAATAACATTACTATTAACACCCGCCAGGTTAGTAATGACGGAACTATAAAATTCACTTTCCGACTATTTGACAATCATTTGATTGAAGGTGTGATTATACCTACAGATACCAGGTTAACGGCCTGTGTTTCCTCTCAGGTTGGTTGTAGTTTAAGTTGCAGCTTTTGTGCTACCGGTTTTATGGGAAGAAAAAGAAATTTAAATTTTGATGAAATTTTTGACCAGTATATCATCATGAATCAGGAAGCTATGGATGCTTTTGGTAAGCCACTGACCAATATTGTCTATATGGGAATGGGCGAACCTCTTTTAAATTATGCTAATGTTTTAAAGTCCATTGATTTTATTTCAAACCCGGAAACTATAAATTTTTCACCCAAGCGAATTACTGTTTCAACTGCCGGAATTGCTAAAATGATTAAAAAACTTGCTGATGATGAAGTCCGCTTTAATCTTGCATTGTCATTACATGCTCCCAATGATGTGAAACGTGATAAAATTATGCCGATTAATTCATCAAATAATCTGGAGACGCTAATTGAGAGTTTATTATATTTTTATCAAAACACAGGGAATAAAATGACTTTTGAGTATATACTTTTAAAAGATTTTAATGATACTAATGAAGATGCTCATGAGTTGATAAAACTTTGTCAGAGAGTCCCGGCTATAATTAATGTGATTGAGTATAATCAAATTGATGAAGCTGATTTCGAAAAAACCAGTGAATCTTCCAGAGATAAGTTTATCACGCTTCTTGAAAGAAATAGAGTGACTGCAAAAGTTAGAAAAAGCAGGGGAAAAGATATAGATGCAGCTTGTGGTCAGTTAGCAAATAAAACCACTTAACTGCTTGAAAATCCGAGTACAACTATACTTAAGGTGACATTTTCTATTTTCTGTAAATTCAGTAAACAAGCTTCGAGAGTACTTCCCGTTGTAACTACATCATCTACTATTAGTAAATGTTTTCCGGTGAATTGATCGAAATTTTCAATTTCAAAAATACGATCTACATTATCCCATCTTTCAAAACGGCTTTTTTTTGTTTGTGAAACATTGTACTTCACTCTTTTGAAATTTTGCGTTTCCAGTGGTACTTTTAATATTTTTGAAATACCTCTTGCTATACAGTCTGCCTGATTGTAACCTCTTACTTTTTTTCGTTTGGGATGCAATGGAACCGGGACTACATAATCCGGCATGTTAAAATATCTATCTTCCAGTAGCTTTTCCCCAAGCCATTTTCCACAGTATTCGCCGGCAGATAGCTTACCCCTGTATTTTATGTTATGAATGAGTTGCTGAACTTTAGTGCCTTTCTTATAGTAAAATAAGGCAACGGCTCTGTGAATATCTACGCGTCCCCAAAATAATTGTTCAAAAGGATTGTCTTTAAACTGC contains these protein-coding regions:
- the rlmN gene encoding 23S rRNA (adenine(2503)-C(2))-methyltransferase RlmN, with product MELEMKKDIRALSIEDLGEICRENGQPLFRAKQIYEWLWAKAVFTFDEMTNLPKAFRSFLQENYVINNITINTRQVSNDGTIKFTFRLFDNHLIEGVIIPTDTRLTACVSSQVGCSLSCSFCATGFMGRKRNLNFDEIFDQYIIMNQEAMDAFGKPLTNIVYMGMGEPLLNYANVLKSIDFISNPETINFSPKRITVSTAGIAKMIKKLADDEVRFNLALSLHAPNDVKRDKIMPINSSNNLETLIESLLYFYQNTGNKMTFEYILLKDFNDTNEDAHELIKLCQRVPAIINVIEYNQIDEADFEKTSESSRDKFITLLERNRVTAKVRKSRGKDIDAACGQLANKTT
- a CDS encoding ComF family protein: MNAIFSSIKEFSTDFSKLFFPVNCAACSKVLQKNEEEICLHCISGLPKTSFWQFKDNPFEQLFWGRVDIHRAVALFYYKKGTKVQQLIHNIKYRGKLSAGEYCGKWLGEKLLEDRYFNMPDYVVPVPLHPKRKKVRGYNQADCIARGISKILKVPLETQNFKRVKYNVSQTKKSRFERWDNVDRIFEIENFDQFTGKHLLIVDDVVTTGSTLEACLLNLQKIENVTLSIVVLGFSSS